In a single window of the Tetrapisispora phaffii CBS 4417 chromosome 11, complete genome genome:
- the TPHA0K02350 gene encoding uncharacterized protein (similar to Saccharomyces cerevisiae YER076C), with product MLSILSWKSLIFGLFLLDHVVCCQETFIVPMAVNSNPHIPLKFVGGFYAGRATQDDIAAWTSDFPMNETVSKTATLAGNITLSVNITVISVSDNHTHLEVKSPIGQAEYIGTLYGNTFVNSFSLMKSDVPGSVSFYTGICTAKILSFLKTTISYVYENGYNLLRAVGDTSSLASLIASAIKGGSTQNCGGDVVYWWTYNDGQWAVAWSTWTTGSNCKTTASTDDIRNAFEQIVDHELSHDKIGICVHLNHGGTWDSDIRILQLGIPGFTTNAWDMQCPTSSNSNFAYVNDCFS from the coding sequence ATGTTATCCATTCTTTCATGGAAAAGTTTAATATTTGGCTTATTTTTGTTAGACCATGTGGTTTGTTGCCAGGAAACATTTATAGTTCCTATGGCGGTGAACTCAAATCCGCATATTCCTCTAAAATTTGTCGGCGGCTTCTACGCTGGAAGAGCTACACAAGATGATATAGCAGCTTGGACAAGTGATTTTCCAATGAATGAAACTGTTTCAAAAACAGCTACACTTGCTGGAAATATAACTCTATCCGTTAATATCACAGTGATAAGTGTATCTGATAACCACACTCACCTAGAAGTGAAAAGCCCAATAGGGCAAGCAGAATATATTGGCACTCTTTACGGAAACACTTTTGTCAATTCTTTTTCGTTAATGAAGAGTGATGTTCCTGGTAGTGTTTCCTTTTACACGGGTATTTGCACggcaaaaatattatcttttCTTAAGACGACCATATCTTATGTCTACGAAAATGGTTATAACTTATTAAGAGCAGTTGGTGATACATCTAGTCTTGCCTCTCTAATTGCTTCAGCAATTAAGGGTGGTTCAACTCAAAATTGTGGTGGGGATGTTGTATACTGGTGGACATATAATGATGGGCAGTGGGCCGTTGCCTGGTCCACATGGACTACTGGAAGTAATTGTAAAACTACGGCATCAACTGATGATATAAGAAATGCCTTTGAACAAATTGTAGATCATGAACTTTCTCATGATAAAATTGGTATTTGTGTACACTTAAATCATGGAGGTACATGGGATTCGGATATTagaatattacaattaGGTATCCCGGGGTTTACAACCAATGCATGGGATATGCAATGTCCTACTTCTTCAAACTCCAATTTTGCTTATGTCAATGATTGTTTTAGTTAA